In the genome of Deltaproteobacteria bacterium, one region contains:
- a CDS encoding SDR family oxidoreductase, with product MNSRRRALVSAASTGLGLATAKALASSGMDLVICARGEDRLRQAATTISDEYGVRVYPVVTDLTTPGAPELLAKEATRHLGGVDVLINNVGGPAPTAASDTTREAWQKGFEQVFLSSTLLTTALLPSMRQQGFGRIVTITSISVLEPIENLVVSTAMRLAVTGFTKTLSSEVAKDGVTVNTVLPGIIHTQRIEDLRRAKALRDGTTLAEEMERSQTQIPMRRMGRPEELAALVAFLASDAASYITGVHIPVDGGLRRGF from the coding sequence ATAAATAGCAGACGCCGCGCCCTAGTATCAGCGGCCTCAACCGGCCTTGGCCTGGCGACAGCCAAGGCGCTTGCATCGTCGGGAATGGATCTTGTGATCTGCGCGCGCGGTGAGGACCGGTTACGGCAGGCTGCCACAACTATCAGCGATGAGTATGGGGTCCGTGTTTACCCAGTGGTTACCGATCTAACTACGCCGGGGGCACCTGAGCTGCTAGCCAAGGAAGCCACCAGACACCTGGGCGGTGTCGATGTCTTGATTAATAATGTCGGCGGTCCAGCCCCCACTGCAGCTTCTGATACGACGCGCGAGGCTTGGCAGAAGGGTTTCGAGCAGGTGTTTCTCAGCTCCACTCTGCTGACGACAGCTCTACTGCCATCGATGCGCCAGCAGGGGTTCGGGCGCATCGTCACCATCACTTCGATTAGTGTGCTTGAGCCGATTGAAAATCTCGTAGTCTCGACCGCTATGCGCTTAGCGGTGACCGGATTTACCAAAACTTTGTCCAGTGAGGTTGCTAAAGACGGAGTGACGGTCAATACGGTTTTACCGGGAATCATCCATACGCAGCGCATTGAGGATCTACGTCGCGCTAAAGCGTTGCGCGATGGCACGACACTTGCCGAAGAAATGGAGCGTAGTCAGACGCAGATTCCCATGCGGCGGATGGGACGGCCGGAGGAGCTGGCTGCGCTGGTCGCCTTTCTGGCATCAGACGCTGCGAGTTATATCACGGGAGTCCATATCCCAGTCGATGGCGGTCTCCGCCGCGGCTTTTGA
- a CDS encoding hybrid sensor histidine kinase/response regulator: MGLACHRECSENTTTSITMLRLAVEMLAHDARRPFSLLRVVISKIKRARSLEEMHDICEHMLPRIDRAVVHVEEMVQDILDIGRIRTRHQHGDVSLGHILDTAIKQCTDLDPEAQGRINYSIYEGYVTQGDEHKLLRAFTNIVSNALEATAKQGKVWIRMAARDDKVEIRIGNTGSYVQPKYRQRIFESFFTRGKARGTGLGLTIAKQVMLAHGGSIDCVSRRDESHPDGCTEFICTLPLTSISDCLQRGQYKLVAAKPTGQRDHILLVEDDPFIAQEWQIYFADRLAVHVAADPFALLDHIRVNPGFLTQFKLVVTDFYFDNCKLDGLQLAGELRARLPTLPVYLATDASLDVGRREAHISGRIDKLPAALELMLSDSEKVNVTGICDKN; the protein is encoded by the coding sequence ATGGGTCTTGCATGTCACCGAGAGTGCTCAGAGAACACCACCACATCCATCACCATGCTGCGTTTAGCCGTAGAGATGTTAGCACATGATGCGCGGCGCCCATTCTCCCTTCTGCGTGTGGTCATTAGTAAAATTAAAAGAGCCAGGAGCTTGGAGGAGATGCATGATATTTGCGAGCACATGTTGCCACGCATTGATCGCGCAGTCGTGCATGTAGAAGAGATGGTCCAGGACATTTTGGATATCGGTCGCATCAGGACGCGCCATCAGCATGGCGATGTCAGCTTAGGTCACATACTGGACACGGCAATTAAACAATGTACGGACCTTGATCCAGAGGCCCAAGGACGCATTAATTACAGCATTTACGAGGGTTACGTGACTCAAGGTGACGAGCATAAATTGCTGCGCGCATTTACCAATATCGTTAGTAACGCCCTTGAAGCAACGGCCAAACAAGGTAAAGTTTGGATACGCATGGCTGCTCGGGACGATAAGGTCGAAATTCGCATCGGCAACACAGGATCCTACGTGCAGCCTAAATACAGGCAGCGGATCTTCGAGAGTTTCTTCACTCGTGGCAAGGCACGAGGCACTGGACTTGGTCTCACCATTGCCAAGCAAGTCATGCTAGCTCACGGAGGTAGTATAGACTGTGTGTCGCGGCGTGATGAGTCCCATCCTGATGGGTGCACGGAATTTATTTGTACTCTGCCTCTGACATCCATAAGTGATTGCCTGCAGCGGGGGCAATACAAGCTCGTTGCCGCGAAGCCAACAGGACAACGGGATCACATTTTACTCGTGGAGGATGATCCCTTTATAGCGCAGGAATGGCAGATTTATTTTGCCGATCGACTAGCGGTTCATGTGGCAGCGGATCCCTTTGCTCTGCTCGATCACATCCGGGTGAATCCAGGGTTTCTAACGCAATTCAAACTTGTGGTTACCGATTTCTATTTCGATAACTGCAAGCTTGATGGGCTGCAGCTTGCTGGAGAACTGCGCGCCAGACTGCCCACGCTACCTGTTTACCTGGCGACGGACGCCTCTTTGGATGTGGGGCGCCGCGAAGCTCACATAAGTGGGCGTATTGACAAGCTGCCGGCGGCACTGGAGCTGATGCTTAGCGATTCTGAAAAGGTAAATGTTACAGGGATTTGCGATAAAAATTAA
- a CDS encoding methyltransferase: MRMLDMGIEALIRANTKIVTPGAIPEINLRLVTFDLPWWHSDPKDLENQGIVDPYWAFCWPGGTALARYLLDRPDLVHDQTVIDFGAGCGVVGVAAALVGAARTVACDIDPLALWACRENAALNGIELGLDPHDIIGAKLPGVDWLLVGDVTYGHDMVQRVLPWFEALAASGTKVLMADPGRGYLPKNLQAEAVVKLPPDLGDVPVAPSLDVPIYLFSP; this comes from the coding sequence GTGCGCATGTTGGACATGGGGATTGAGGCCCTTATTAGGGCGAACACGAAGATAGTGACGCCGGGTGCGATACCAGAGATTAATCTGCGACTGGTCACATTCGATTTACCATGGTGGCATAGCGATCCCAAGGACCTTGAGAATCAGGGGATTGTCGATCCCTACTGGGCCTTCTGCTGGCCAGGCGGTACCGCCTTGGCGCGTTATCTGCTCGACCGACCGGATCTTGTCCACGATCAAACTGTGATTGACTTTGGTGCAGGCTGCGGGGTGGTTGGTGTGGCGGCGGCGCTCGTTGGTGCGGCCCGCACTGTGGCCTGCGACATCGATCCTCTGGCGCTTTGGGCTTGCCGGGAGAACGCTGCGCTAAATGGGATCGAGTTAGGTCTTGACCCGCACGATATCATAGGAGCAAAGCTACCTGGCGTTGATTGGTTGCTTGTGGGGGATGTGACCTATGGCCACGATATGGTGCAGAGAGTGCTACCGTGGTTCGAAGCACTAGCCGCTTCGGGCACCAAGGTGCTCATGGCTGACCCAGGCCGAGGCTATTTACCAAAGAATCTGCAAGCAGAGGCCGTGGTAAAGCTCCCACCGGATCTTGGTGACGTCCCGGTGGCACCTTCGCTAGATGTTCCCATTTATCTGTTTAGCCCATAA
- the secB gene encoding protein-export chaperone SecB — protein MQDQAAGQGVQLGIYRIYVKDLSFESPRSPKIFLAAWRPEVKVDFVVKHQRVDGTLYEVVLGLNVEAREGQDVGFIVEIEQAGVFDVRGPEGVHMEHALRVVCPNVLFPYARQAIDQALVAGGFPPLMLAPINFEFRHEEKPERLS, from the coding sequence ATGCAGGACCAAGCGGCCGGTCAGGGTGTGCAACTAGGAATTTATCGCATATATGTTAAGGACCTATCATTTGAGTCGCCGCGGTCACCGAAGATTTTCCTGGCTGCATGGCGCCCCGAGGTAAAAGTCGACTTTGTGGTCAAGCACCAGCGCGTCGATGGGACTCTTTACGAAGTGGTTCTCGGTCTCAACGTGGAGGCGCGCGAAGGTCAAGACGTTGGGTTTATAGTTGAGATCGAACAGGCTGGTGTGTTTGATGTGAGAGGACCCGAGGGTGTTCACATGGAACATGCACTGCGTGTGGTCTGCCCTAACGTTCTATTCCCTTACGCGAGGCAGGCTATTGATCAGGCCCTCGTGGCGGGAGGATTCCCTCCTCTGATGTTGGCTCCGATCAATTTTGAATTCAGACATGAGGAAAAACCAGAGCGTCTTAGCTAA
- a CDS encoding tetratricopeptide repeat protein gives MLKTSTLVLVFLSTAACKTTGNGRNSGWTSFTQMLRGSESTPTNYAAMGHDRLVSEATTGKEPDLKDQSVALTEKLKKSPRDIEALLALARIKIVLKDPHAAKILARRILSIDFRSRGAKIVMAHAAFLQKNLDGTLSILRQLGGENATESESLNLLATVLYQKGEERKAEGLYARAVKLNPGDVAARMNLGIICLRSERLTQAEELFGQVLKLKSDHADALAHMGVVQAQRGHSAQAIEYYKNAKSENPESEVASYNLALAQKRSGDFDSAVDTLEDMLKVKALSLAGHDAALAQLELIRNASSATSTITGTEVDKIIADAKQQRSKRSTTSTGDVYLTSNVGSYP, from the coding sequence GGGTGGACCTCGTTCACGCAAATGCTACGGGGATCAGAGAGTACTCCCACAAACTATGCCGCTATGGGCCATGACCGGCTGGTTAGCGAAGCTACCACTGGCAAGGAACCGGATCTCAAAGACCAGAGTGTCGCCTTGACCGAAAAGCTGAAAAAATCTCCCCGCGACATCGAAGCGCTTTTGGCTCTAGCCCGGATTAAGATCGTGCTTAAAGATCCTCACGCTGCAAAAATCTTAGCGCGTCGCATCTTATCGATCGACTTTCGCAGCCGTGGTGCAAAAATTGTCATGGCTCATGCTGCTTTTCTCCAAAAGAACCTGGACGGGACACTGTCGATTTTGCGCCAACTTGGCGGCGAGAACGCTACGGAAAGTGAGAGCCTCAACCTTCTAGCAACGGTTCTCTACCAGAAGGGCGAAGAGCGAAAGGCTGAGGGGCTGTATGCACGTGCCGTCAAACTAAACCCCGGCGACGTCGCAGCGCGCATGAATCTGGGTATCATTTGTTTGCGTAGTGAGCGCCTGACTCAGGCTGAAGAGCTCTTTGGCCAGGTGCTCAAGCTGAAATCTGACCATGCCGATGCTCTTGCACACATGGGTGTCGTTCAGGCGCAGCGTGGCCACAGCGCGCAAGCCATAGAATATTATAAAAATGCCAAGAGCGAAAACCCTGAGAGCGAGGTCGCAAGTTATAACCTCGCTCTTGCACAAAAGCGCTCAGGAGATTTCGACAGCGCTGTCGATACCCTGGAAGACATGCTTAAGGTGAAAGCACTCTCCTTAGCCGGCCATGATGCGGCCTTGGCGCAGTTGGAGCTAATCCGTAACGCCTCCAGTGCAACCTCGACCATCACCGGGACGGAGGTCGACAAAATTATCGCCGACGCGAAACAGCAACGCAGCAAACGGTCAACGACGTCTACCGGTGATGTTTATTTAACGTCCAATGTCGGTAGCTATCCCTGA